A part of Periophthalmus magnuspinnatus isolate fPerMag1 chromosome 14, fPerMag1.2.pri, whole genome shotgun sequence genomic DNA contains:
- the LOC117381376 gene encoding histone H1-like, with protein MAETAPAPAPAPAKAKAPKKKAAAKKNVGPSLQKLITGEIAASKERKGVSVAALKKALAAKGVDVTKANKRINTALKKLVTSGAVSQTKGTGASGSFKLAKTEAKPKTVKKTKPAAKPKKPAAKKAASPKKKVAAKKPAAKKPKSPAKKAVKKAAPKKAAAKKPAKSPKKAAPKKPKAVKKSPKKAPAKKAAPKKAKK; from the coding sequence ATGGCAGAGACAGCTCCCGCACCGGCCCCCGCTCCGGCCAAAGCCAAGGCCCCCAAGAAGAAGGCCGCGGCCAAGAAGAACGTCGGGCCCAGCCTCCAGAAGCTCATCACCGGAGAGATCGCAGCGTCCAAGGAGCGCAAAGGCGTCTCCGTGGCCGCTCTGAAGAAGGCACTGGCCGCTAAAGGCGTGGACGTGACCAAGGCCAACAAGCGCATCAACACCGCCCTGAAGAAGCTCGTGACCTCAGGCGCCGTAAGCCAGACCAAGGGCACGGGCGCATCCGGCTCCTTCAAACTGGCCAAGACCGAGGCCAAGCCCAAGACCGTGAAGAAGACGAAGCCCGCCGCCAAACCCAAGAAGCCCGCGGCGAAGAAAGCAGCGAGCCCCAAGAAGAAGGTGGCCGCCAAGAAACCCGCGGCCAAGAAGCCCAAGTCCCCGGCCAAGAAAGCGGTGAAGAAAGCAGCGCCCAAAAAAGCAGCGGCCAAGAAGCCCGCCAAGAGCCCCAAGAAAGCGGCTCCCAAAAAGCCCAAGGCGGTGAAGAAGAGCCCCAAGAAAGCACCTGCGAAAAAGGCCGCCCCCAAGAAAGCCAAGAAGTAA